A window of Paenibacillus sp. 19GGS1-52 contains these coding sequences:
- a CDS encoding carbohydrate ABC transporter permease, which yields MNPLRKKRKPGDVVFQGLIYLLFGLFTLSCIYPFYYLFINTISSNDLSAAGYIKYYPRNIHFDNYSKVLRISGLSHAALVSIYRTVVGTLLTVGASAFLGYLFTKKEMWGRKIWYRSVVVTMYFSAGLIPWYITMHNLHLTNNYLAYILPTIITPFNIILIKTFVEAIPPSLEESAAMDGAGYMRVFWSIIVPLTTPILATITIFSAVNQWNAFIDTAFLMTDTKYFTLQFLLWRYLNESSSLAALIRNSPDMAASIQNMQTPTSVRMTVTMIVVLPILIVYPFFQRFFVKGIMIGAVKG from the coding sequence GTGAACCCATTGAGGAAAAAGCGTAAGCCTGGAGATGTAGTATTTCAAGGGTTAATCTATCTGCTCTTCGGATTGTTCACCCTAAGCTGCATCTATCCGTTCTATTATTTGTTCATTAACACGATCAGCTCTAACGATTTAAGTGCAGCGGGCTATATCAAATATTATCCGCGGAATATTCATTTTGATAACTATTCCAAAGTACTACGAATCAGCGGGTTGAGTCATGCGGCTCTGGTTTCCATTTACCGGACTGTAGTGGGCACACTTCTGACTGTAGGAGCATCTGCATTTCTCGGCTATCTGTTCACCAAAAAAGAAATGTGGGGTCGCAAAATCTGGTATCGCAGTGTTGTGGTCACGATGTATTTCAGCGCCGGCCTGATTCCCTGGTATATAACGATGCACAATCTGCATCTGACCAACAATTATTTGGCTTATATTCTGCCAACCATTATTACACCATTCAACATCATTCTCATCAAAACCTTTGTTGAAGCGATTCCGCCTTCCCTTGAGGAATCGGCAGCCATGGATGGGGCTGGTTATATGCGGGTGTTCTGGAGCATTATCGTACCGCTGACTACACCTATTCTGGCGACGATCACGATTTTCTCGGCGGTGAACCAATGGAACGCGTTCATTGATACAGCGTTTTTGATGACGGATACAAAATATTTCACGCTGCAATTCCTGTTATGGCGTTATTTGAATGAATCCAGCTCGCTTGCGGCATTAATCCGCAATTCACCAGACATGGCTGCCAGCATCCAGAACATGCAGACACCTACCTCTGTGCGAATGACGGTCACGATGATTGTTGTATTGCCGATTCTGATCGTGTATCCGTTCTTCCAGCGTTTCTTCGTCAAAGGCATTATGATCGGTGCGGTCAAAGGCTGA
- a CDS encoding ABC transporter permease subunit translates to MAASSGELIRGIDPVRRSRRKMQNKYKLFFMALPFLIVTFIFYYLPISGWIYAFYDFIPGIPLSDTPYVGLKWFRTMVSNPTQTEEVLRVLKNTIAMSSLGLITSVFPVIFAILLSEIKSGWYRKLVQTLTTIPNFISWILVYALAFSLFSVDNGVINNILVQLGVVGEGHNFLASSSNVWVTMIAWYWWKSLGWGAILYLAAIAGIDQELFEAAEVDGASRFRKIWHITIPGLIPTFFVLLLLSIGNFVNNGMEQYFAFQNAMNKDAIEVLDLYVYNIAFANNFPFATAVSMLKSVVSVILLFAANALSKVVRDESII, encoded by the coding sequence ATGGCGGCATCATCAGGCGAGCTTATTCGCGGCATCGATCCGGTTCGTCGATCCCGCAGGAAGATGCAGAACAAATACAAGTTGTTCTTTATGGCACTTCCTTTTCTAATAGTAACTTTTATTTTCTATTATCTGCCGATCAGCGGCTGGATTTATGCCTTCTATGATTTCATTCCAGGCATCCCGCTGTCGGACACGCCGTATGTCGGGCTGAAATGGTTCCGCACGATGGTATCCAATCCAACACAAACTGAAGAAGTGCTGCGCGTCTTAAAGAACACGATTGCGATGAGTTCACTCGGACTGATTACCTCTGTCTTTCCAGTCATCTTTGCCATTCTGCTCTCAGAGATTAAGTCAGGCTGGTACCGCAAGCTGGTACAGACGCTTACCACAATACCAAACTTTATTAGCTGGATTCTCGTCTATGCACTGGCCTTCTCGTTATTCTCCGTAGATAACGGAGTCATTAATAACATTCTTGTACAGCTGGGAGTGGTAGGGGAGGGGCATAATTTTCTCGCTTCCAGTTCGAATGTCTGGGTCACGATGATTGCCTGGTATTGGTGGAAGTCACTGGGGTGGGGGGCCATTCTCTATCTGGCGGCGATTGCCGGCATCGATCAGGAGTTATTCGAGGCAGCAGAGGTGGATGGAGCCAGCCGCTTCCGTAAAATTTGGCATATTACGATCCCCGGTCTGATTCCGACTTTCTTCGTACTGCTGCTGCTCTCCATCGGTAATTTCGTCAACAACGGGATGGAGCAATACTTTGCTTTTCAGAATGCGATGAATAAGGATGCGATTGAAGTATTGGATCTGTATGTATACAATATCGCGTTCGCCAACAACTTTCCGTTCGCCACAGCAGTCAGCATGTTGAAGTCGGTCGTCAGCGTCATTCTGCTGTTCGCCGCCAACGCGTTGTCCAAGGTGGTTCGTGACGAATCTATCATTTAA
- a CDS encoding ABC transporter substrate-binding protein produces the protein MKFIKSSLLMLSVILVFVLSSCSGGNGNSANSNKNAAAETTAPATNAVAETAAPADGALDHSKPLKLTVFSTTANYAGPQTGWFAKIIKDKFNIEMDIVASNLTGGDTKISAMMASGDLGDIIIFGDDKNHYPNAIKGKLLLDWTQDGLLDKYGQDISKTFPKAVEKAKIAFGGGSAVYGIGNSVATNPTGPSEGKDMTWGPDLRWDLYQQLGAPEINSIEDYLPLLKKMQELEPKNELGKKTYAFSLWSDWDGNYKMTLAKQFANMMGYDEIPDTALYVKADEEKYYDFLSDDSWYMKSLKLYYEANQMGLLDPDSLTQKFDDVVAKYKDGRLLFSWFPWLGAANYNTPERTAEGKGFALVPFKDELMYSTGFNVYGGNGIISIGAKAQDPARIMEFINWMYTPEGAMISAGSGTAVPNGPQGLTWDLDSSGKPVVTDFGWKAYTDQQNTQVPAEYGGGDYYYGSNQMNFSFVVPAMVNPENSEPYDHNLWTATLQRNPSKLDSDWRAKMGVLTAKEYFEKNNLLAVAPQGFTGKEPLTMDKTLEQKNKQIGTIIQQISWKMVFAKNQAEYDKLNKQLHDKVNGLGYADIMDFSVKKAEELFEARKSVQ, from the coding sequence ATGAAATTTATAAAAAGTTCACTTCTGATGCTGAGCGTAATCCTAGTCTTCGTCTTGTCATCCTGCAGCGGGGGCAACGGGAACTCAGCTAATTCGAACAAGAATGCAGCGGCAGAAACGACGGCGCCGGCTACGAATGCAGTTGCAGAAACTGCGGCACCAGCAGACGGAGCGCTAGATCATTCCAAGCCACTAAAGCTGACGGTATTCTCGACAACGGCCAACTATGCGGGTCCGCAAACCGGATGGTTCGCTAAGATCATCAAGGATAAATTCAACATCGAAATGGATATTGTCGCCTCCAACCTGACCGGTGGAGATACGAAGATTTCGGCCATGATGGCTTCTGGAGATCTCGGAGATATTATCATCTTCGGGGATGACAAGAACCACTATCCGAACGCGATCAAAGGCAAGCTGTTGCTAGACTGGACCCAGGATGGTCTGCTGGATAAGTACGGTCAGGATATTAGCAAGACCTTCCCTAAAGCCGTGGAGAAAGCGAAGATTGCCTTTGGCGGTGGCTCAGCGGTGTACGGAATTGGGAATAGCGTAGCTACCAATCCAACAGGTCCTTCTGAAGGAAAGGATATGACTTGGGGCCCCGATCTGCGCTGGGATCTGTACCAGCAGCTTGGAGCGCCGGAGATCAATTCCATTGAGGATTATCTGCCACTACTGAAGAAGATGCAGGAGCTGGAACCGAAGAATGAGCTGGGCAAAAAAACCTATGCCTTCTCACTATGGTCGGATTGGGATGGCAACTATAAAATGACGCTGGCGAAGCAGTTCGCCAATATGATGGGCTATGACGAAATTCCCGACACGGCTCTTTATGTAAAAGCGGATGAAGAGAAATATTATGACTTCCTGTCTGATGACAGTTGGTATATGAAGTCGCTGAAGCTGTATTACGAAGCTAACCAGATGGGCTTGCTTGATCCTGATTCACTGACCCAGAAATTCGATGATGTTGTTGCCAAGTATAAGGACGGTCGTCTGCTCTTCTCTTGGTTTCCATGGCTTGGAGCAGCAAATTACAATACACCGGAAAGAACAGCGGAAGGTAAGGGCTTCGCACTTGTACCCTTCAAGGATGAGCTGATGTATTCGACTGGCTTTAATGTATACGGCGGGAATGGTATCATCTCGATCGGTGCCAAGGCGCAGGACCCTGCCCGGATTATGGAGTTTATTAACTGGATGTACACTCCTGAAGGTGCAATGATCTCAGCAGGCAGTGGAACAGCGGTGCCGAACGGACCGCAGGGGCTGACCTGGGATCTGGACAGCAGTGGCAAGCCGGTAGTCACCGACTTTGGTTGGAAAGCGTATACCGATCAACAGAATACACAGGTGCCAGCAGAATATGGTGGTGGTGACTATTATTATGGTTCGAATCAAATGAACTTCTCGTTTGTAGTGCCAGCGATGGTGAATCCGGAGAATAGTGAGCCGTATGACCATAACCTCTGGACGGCGACACTGCAGCGCAATCCATCTAAGCTTGATAGTGACTGGAGAGCGAAAATGGGCGTGCTGACTGCAAAGGAATATTTTGAGAAAAACAATCTCTTGGCCGTAGCTCCACAGGGCTTCACAGGCAAGGAGCCACTGACGATGGACAAAACACTGGAACAAAAGAACAAGCAAATCGGGACGATCATTCAGCAAATTTCCTGGAAAATGGTCTTCGCCAAAAATCAGGCTGAATATGACAAGCTGAATAAACAGCTGCATGACAAAGTTAATGGTCTCGGCTACGCTGATATCATGGATTTCTCCGTCAAAAAGGCTGAAGAGCTGTTCGAAGCCCGTAAAAGCGTTCAATAA
- a CDS encoding fumarylacetoacetate hydrolase family protein: MKLITFEEAGSIHLGVQTEQGVLDVEAAIADKPELSLAPVPSTLREVLNGGEAALKALQEFVNDVLVDGGGSYFKAEDSLSFGPCVPDPGKIICIGLNYRRHAEETGMPIPEYPILFNKFSNALNGHGVDVPLPRSSQKVDYEAELGIVIGRTAKYVSEEEALDYVFGYCTANDLSARDLQQRTSQWLAGKSCDKFSPIGPYLVSKDEIVDPNLLNIKCTVNGELRQNSNTSDMIFNCQQIVSYVSQCMTLSPGDIILTGTPEGVVLGYPPEQQFYLKHGDLVTIEIEQLGALTNRMVSE; this comes from the coding sequence ATGAAGTTAATAACTTTTGAGGAAGCAGGCTCAATTCATTTAGGAGTACAGACTGAACAAGGCGTTCTGGATGTGGAAGCGGCGATTGCGGACAAGCCTGAATTATCATTAGCTCCGGTACCCTCCACGCTGAGAGAAGTACTGAACGGAGGCGAAGCGGCACTAAAAGCGCTGCAGGAATTTGTTAATGACGTACTTGTAGATGGCGGAGGCAGCTATTTCAAGGCAGAGGACAGTCTGTCGTTCGGACCTTGTGTCCCTGATCCCGGTAAAATCATCTGTATCGGCCTGAATTACCGCAGACATGCGGAAGAGACGGGGATGCCTATTCCGGAGTACCCGATTCTTTTTAATAAATTTAGCAATGCTTTGAATGGGCATGGAGTGGATGTGCCGCTTCCACGGAGTTCCCAGAAGGTTGATTACGAGGCGGAGCTTGGCATCGTGATTGGCCGGACCGCCAAGTATGTCAGTGAGGAAGAGGCGCTTGACTATGTATTTGGCTATTGTACGGCAAATGATCTTTCGGCCCGTGACTTGCAGCAACGAACTAGTCAATGGCTTGCGGGAAAGTCTTGCGATAAATTTTCGCCGATTGGGCCATATTTGGTCTCAAAGGATGAGATTGTGGATCCGAACCTGCTGAATATTAAATGTACGGTCAACGGAGAGTTGCGGCAAAACTCCAATACCTCGGATATGATCTTCAACTGCCAACAAATCGTCAGCTATGTCTCGCAATGTATGACACTTTCGCCAGGGGATATTATTCTGACCGGAACTCCTGAGGGCGTCGTTCTTGGTTATCCGCCTGAGCAGCAGTTCTACTTGAAGCACGGAGACCTAGTTACGATAGAGATTGAGCAACTGGGTGCTTTAACTAATAGAATGGTCAGTGAATAA